A single Chloroflexota bacterium DNA region contains:
- a CDS encoding substrate-binding domain-containing protein: MSYSKHWLIKVLSLLTVGALALAACGGPATTQAPAATDVPVATQPPTTKLGVGIVLPTKDEPRWLQDEARFKDALVAAGYEVEILFSQGDSAKEKANVEALIAKGIKVLIITP, encoded by the coding sequence AGGTATTGAGCCTTCTCACTGTTGGCGCTTTGGCGCTTGCCGCTTGCGGCGGCCCCGCCACAACCCAGGCTCCAGCCGCCACCGACGTCCCGGTAGCCACTCAGCCTCCCACAACCAAACTGGGCGTCGGCATCGTATTGCCGACGAAGGACGAGCCGCGCTGGTTGCAGGACGAAGCTCGCTTCAAGGACGCACTCGTCGCGGCCGGCTACGAGGTAGAGATTCTGTTCAGCCAGGGTGATTCGGCTAAAGAGAAAGCGAATGTTGAGGCCTTGATCGCCAAGGGCATCAAGGTGCTCATCATCACCCCG